A part of Paenibacillus sp. sptzw28 genomic DNA contains:
- a CDS encoding ABC transporter ATP-binding protein has translation MKPQRLLFNYVKSNWRLYAAAVTLTMIANIVQSYYPKIIGDFADMFHRDQLTRTAIIDYSLILLGIGLIFGLFAGTGQYMIMWLGRRFEFHTRNRLFGHFLTFNEGYYSQHGVGKWLSYVMNDVTAVRESIAMGVNQTANASMLIISAVFMMLISDIPIYLIVVCVLPLLFIPWIVTRFGPVIRKRSLKVQESLGIMTDSAEEQFGGIRVTKKFAVEPIMIDRFGVTVDRIRDNQLKLVRVSSLFQSLIPFLGALSFIITLVYGGYLTIEHKITLGSFVALTLYIRMMVNPLQQIGNVINTMQRSRASLIRINDLLSVEAQIQEAPDAVSINLHKAAIQIRQLSYSYPEAAREALHEIDLTVEPGKTLGIIGKTGSGKTTLMKLLLRVYDPPEGTVKIGGLDIHNLTLESLRSQIAYVPQDGFLFSTTIRDNIAFYNRESELEDVRNAAKQAQIHDSIEEFPDKFETKLGERGITLSGGQRQRTSLARGLIKNSPIMILDDSVSAVDAVTETSIIETIRKERSNKTTILIAHRISAIKHADEIIVMDEGRIVQRGTHAKLLAQKGLYAELHAIQEEGSRHGDHVR, from the coding sequence TTGAAACCCCAGAGACTGCTGTTTAATTATGTAAAATCGAACTGGCGCTTGTATGCAGCTGCAGTAACCTTGACTATGATTGCGAACATCGTGCAGTCCTATTATCCGAAAATCATCGGTGATTTTGCCGATATGTTCCATCGCGACCAACTGACTCGAACTGCAATAATCGATTACAGCTTGATCCTGCTTGGAATCGGATTAATCTTCGGTTTATTCGCCGGGACGGGTCAATATATGATCATGTGGCTTGGCCGAAGGTTCGAATTCCATACCCGCAACCGGCTGTTCGGTCATTTTCTTACATTTAATGAAGGCTACTACTCCCAGCACGGCGTGGGCAAATGGCTCAGCTACGTCATGAACGACGTTACAGCCGTACGTGAATCGATCGCCATGGGCGTAAATCAGACCGCAAACGCTTCTATGCTGATTATATCCGCAGTCTTCATGATGCTGATCAGTGACATCCCGATATATTTGATCGTGGTGTGCGTGCTTCCTCTACTCTTCATTCCCTGGATAGTAACCCGCTTCGGCCCGGTCATCCGTAAACGCTCCTTGAAGGTTCAGGAGTCCCTCGGGATAATGACGGACTCGGCCGAGGAACAGTTCGGCGGCATTCGCGTTACGAAGAAATTTGCCGTCGAACCGATCATGATCGACCGTTTCGGGGTGACGGTCGACCGGATACGCGATAATCAGCTGAAGCTGGTTCGCGTATCTTCGCTGTTTCAATCGCTAATTCCGTTCCTTGGCGCGCTGTCGTTCATTATAACGCTGGTGTACGGAGGGTATTTGACGATTGAACATAAGATCACGCTCGGCAGCTTCGTCGCGCTAACCTTATACATTCGAATGATGGTTAACCCGCTGCAGCAGATCGGCAACGTCATTAATACGATGCAGCGCTCGCGGGCTTCATTGATACGCATTAACGATCTGCTGTCCGTAGAGGCTCAAATACAAGAGGCTCCGGATGCGGTGTCCATCAATCTTCACAAGGCAGCCATTCAAATCCGGCAGTTATCGTATTCGTATCCCGAAGCTGCACGGGAAGCTCTGCATGAGATCGATTTGACGGTCGAGCCCGGCAAAACGCTTGGGATTATAGGAAAGACCGGAAGCGGCAAAACAACGCTGATGAAGCTTCTTCTGAGGGTGTACGATCCGCCGGAAGGAACTGTGAAAATAGGCGGTCTGGACATCCATAATTTGACGCTGGAGAGTCTGCGCAGCCAGATCGCATATGTGCCGCAGGACGGCTTTCTTTTCAGTACCACCATACGCGATAATATCGCTTTCTATAATAGGGAGTCCGAGCTTGAAGACGTCAGGAATGCCGCAAAGCAGGCGCAAATCCATGACAGCATCGAAGAGTTTCCGGACAAATTCGAGACGAAGCTAGGCGAGCGCGGCATTACATTATCGGGTGGCCAACGTCAGCGAACAAGTCTGGCACGCGGGCTTATTAAGAATTCGCCGATCATGATTCTCGATGACAGCGTAAGCGCGGTTGATGCGGTCACGGAAACGAGTATTATAGAGACCATCCGGAAGGAGCGAAGCAATAAAACGACGATTCTGATCGCACACCGGATCAGCGCGATTAAACACGCGGACGAAATCATCGTCATGGATGAAGGCAGAATTGTACAGCGGGGAACGCATGCCAAGCTGCTTGCGCAAAAAGGTTTATATGCAGAGCTTCATGCGATTCAGGAGGAGGGGAGCCGGCATGGCGACCATGTCCGTTAA
- a CDS encoding ABC transporter ATP-binding protein codes for MSVKREQQDEAGPKTDETKMNNKSAFRVLYAYVKPHRLAFFLMVICTVLAIAADLFQPYLMKIAIDNHLMLGKTDFGTIITIGAIYLGLAFGGLLFTYLQNNLLQFAGQSIVARIRKELFEHISKLSMPFFDRVPTGSLITHVSSDTETINQFFTQVVLSLVRDVLTLIFILVMMYQLDPTLTLYCMILLPIIALIAIAFRSYMRKTYQIARTQLSRLVAFVAENLAGMNLIQSFHQEKEQERQFTERNSLYFKANIREIRTNVLFNRSFDILGNMSLAFVTWLGGMAVFNKSIEFGVLYAFITYIRQFFQPINAITQQWNTLQSTTVSVNRIWNIFSLNPEVRDHDEAKQVSVKSVKGRIDFNRITFGYTAATPVIHDLDLHIRPGEMIGIVGTTGAGKSTLISLLCRFYDPQKGNVTIDGTDIRDIPQASLHRIVGLVQQEPYLYSGSIVDNVRLFDETITREEVVQACTFVGADPLIRQKKDGYDTRLSERGSGLSAGERQLISFARIIVFQPKVLILDEATANLDSQTEQLIQSALEAVSKGRTTLVIAHRLSTIMQADRILVMRHGLVVEEGTHMQLLERKGYYEELYRHSQGKDTELAVSGAGQGARKCNKGTG; via the coding sequence ATGTCCGTTAAAAGGGAACAGCAGGATGAAGCTGGACCTAAGACCGATGAGACGAAGATGAACAACAAATCCGCATTCCGTGTCTTATATGCTTATGTAAAACCGCATCGCTTGGCCTTTTTCCTGATGGTTATCTGTACAGTGCTGGCGATTGCGGCAGATTTGTTTCAACCGTATTTGATGAAGATCGCCATCGACAATCATTTGATGCTCGGGAAAACCGACTTCGGAACAATCATAACTATTGGCGCCATATATTTGGGCCTGGCCTTCGGCGGCCTGTTGTTTACGTATTTGCAAAATAATTTGCTGCAGTTTGCCGGACAGAGCATCGTAGCGCGGATCCGCAAGGAATTGTTCGAGCATATTTCCAAGCTGTCGATGCCGTTCTTCGACAGAGTCCCGACCGGCAGCCTGATTACGCATGTGTCGAGCGATACTGAAACGATAAACCAGTTTTTCACCCAGGTCGTACTCAGTCTGGTACGCGATGTTCTGACATTGATTTTCATCCTGGTGATGATGTATCAGCTGGATCCGACGCTTACGCTGTACTGCATGATACTGCTTCCGATCATTGCTTTGATCGCGATCGCGTTTCGTTCCTATATGCGCAAGACCTACCAGATTGCAAGAACGCAGCTGTCGCGGCTTGTCGCCTTTGTCGCCGAGAATTTGGCGGGTATGAATCTGATTCAATCGTTTCACCAGGAGAAGGAGCAGGAGCGGCAGTTCACAGAACGGAACAGTTTGTATTTCAAGGCGAATATCCGGGAAATCAGAACGAATGTACTCTTCAACCGCTCATTCGATATTCTCGGCAACATGTCCCTTGCTTTCGTTACATGGCTCGGGGGGATGGCAGTATTCAATAAAAGCATCGAATTTGGCGTTTTATACGCCTTTATAACGTATATCCGGCAGTTTTTCCAGCCGATCAACGCCATTACGCAGCAGTGGAATACGCTCCAATCGACGACTGTATCGGTCAACCGCATCTGGAATATTTTCTCCCTGAATCCCGAAGTAAGAGATCATGACGAAGCGAAGCAAGTCAGCGTTAAATCTGTTAAAGGCCGTATCGATTTCAACCGGATAACGTTCGGATATACAGCGGCGACGCCGGTCATTCATGACTTGGATCTCCACATCAGGCCTGGCGAAATGATAGGCATTGTCGGCACTACCGGCGCCGGGAAAAGCACGCTGATCAGCCTGCTGTGCAGGTTTTACGATCCCCAGAAAGGCAATGTCACGATCGACGGCACCGATATCCGCGATATTCCGCAGGCCTCGCTCCACCGGATCGTTGGGCTTGTCCAGCAGGAGCCTTATCTGTATTCGGGCAGCATAGTGGATAATGTTCGCCTGTTCGATGAAACGATAACGCGAGAGGAAGTCGTGCAGGCTTGTACGTTTGTCGGGGCCGATCCGCTCATCAGGCAGAAGAAGGATGGCTACGACACCCGCTTATCCGAACGGGGGAGCGGCCTCTCAGCCGGAGAACGGCAGCTTATATCGTTCGCCCGGATTATCGTCTTCCAGCCGAAGGTGCTCATTCTCGATGAAGCAACGGCAAATTTGGATTCGCAGACCGAGCAGCTTATTCAGTCGGCGCTTGAAGCGGTCTCCAAGGGGCGGACAACGCTCGTCATTGCGCACCGTCTGTCGACGATTATGCAGGCTGACCGCATTCTGGTCATGCGCCACGGGCTTGTTGTAGAGGAAGGGACGCACATGCAGCTGCTTGAGCGGAAGGGCTATTACGAGGAGCTTTACCGCCATTCGCAGGGCAAGGATACAGAATTGGCAGTCTCAGGTGCAGGGCAGGGAGCACGGAAATGCAATAAAGGGACGGGATAA
- a CDS encoding aldose 1-epimerase — translation MSENQAFEGAYQGEKAVWLKSGRYEAAILPEIGGNLIAFRDNENGYRFLHEPTPDEMESFKARPFIHGIPVLVPPNRFEDGKFPWNGKTYEFPVNEPATGNHLHGFVHSETWDVEDFGQTVNESFVTVALKVDEQHAVYKFLPHKFTIKLRYTLSDAGLSQHILVRNDGEDVMPCLFAFHTAVNAPFAPGGSAKDYRVKLTIGERWELNERMLPTGKFQPLKAEEELLKGEGINPFFEAMDNHYTAVAQNGRNRMELTDTKLGLTLVYDVGTSYKQWMIWNNGATEGFFCPEPQINLVNAPHVDLSADEIGLFSLAPGEIWEETGRLYVK, via the coding sequence ATGAGCGAAAATCAAGCATTCGAGGGCGCCTATCAGGGCGAGAAGGCAGTATGGCTAAAGAGCGGCCGCTATGAGGCGGCCATTTTGCCGGAAATCGGCGGGAATCTGATCGCATTCCGCGATAACGAGAACGGTTACCGGTTTTTGCACGAACCGACGCCGGATGAAATGGAATCATTCAAAGCGAGACCTTTTATCCACGGCATTCCGGTATTGGTACCGCCGAACCGTTTCGAAGACGGTAAATTCCCATGGAACGGTAAAACGTATGAATTTCCAGTCAACGAGCCTGCAACGGGCAACCACCTGCACGGCTTTGTGCACAGTGAAACATGGGATGTAGAGGACTTCGGACAAACGGTTAACGAGAGCTTCGTAACCGTTGCTCTCAAGGTGGACGAGCAGCATGCCGTATACAAATTTCTGCCGCACAAATTTACGATTAAGCTTCGCTACACGCTGAGCGATGCGGGATTGTCCCAGCATATACTGGTCCGCAACGATGGAGAAGACGTCATGCCTTGTCTGTTCGCGTTTCACACCGCTGTCAACGCACCGTTCGCGCCGGGCGGCTCTGCGAAGGATTACCGCGTGAAACTGACGATCGGAGAGCGCTGGGAACTGAATGAGCGGATGCTGCCGACCGGAAAGTTTCAGCCGCTTAAGGCGGAAGAGGAGCTGCTTAAGGGCGAGGGGATCAACCCGTTCTTCGAAGCAATGGACAACCACTATACAGCTGTGGCGCAGAACGGCCGGAACCGGATGGAGCTTACCGATACGAAGCTTGGCTTGACGCTCGTTTATGACGTCGGCACCTCGTACAAGCAGTGGATGATCTGGAATAACGGTGCGACCGAGGGCTTCTTCTGTCCGGAACCGCAAATCAACCTGGTCAACGCGCCGCATGTCGATCTGTCGGCTGATGAAATCGGCTTGTTCAGCCTGGCGCCTGGCGAAATTTGGGAAGAAACGGGCAGGCTGTACGTGAAATAG
- a CDS encoding AraC family transcriptional regulator, translating into MTVSPHKEKTLIPDQTFPINVFFVHHIYLHWHDHIEWIFVKEGKARIQIDADFEMLHQGELAFVNSKQLHGTAELEPGTELVCIVFNEALVRGSGLDITEHQYFLPYLNQRLKWPSTIRKTDPFMKEMNESFSKLVEEFEGKQPGYELLVKGELLRIFGQYFRYAQQCAAVKTPRLQNSYDFSSLLQLLRERYQEQITVEEAARMVNLSPSYFCNVFKQVTGKTLIEYIHLLRVKEAERLLLETDLPVTEISGRVGFSNMTYFGRVFKKIKNATPTDIRKQLPSIDIMPG; encoded by the coding sequence ATGACCGTAAGTCCTCATAAGGAAAAGACATTGATCCCGGACCAGACGTTTCCGATCAACGTTTTTTTCGTTCATCATATTTACCTGCACTGGCATGACCATATTGAATGGATTTTTGTAAAAGAAGGCAAAGCCCGCATTCAAATCGACGCGGATTTCGAAATGCTCCATCAGGGAGAGCTGGCTTTCGTCAATTCCAAGCAGCTGCACGGCACAGCAGAGCTTGAACCCGGCACCGAGCTCGTATGTATCGTTTTCAATGAAGCATTGGTGCGCGGAAGCGGCCTGGATATTACAGAGCATCAATATTTCCTGCCCTATTTGAATCAGCGGCTGAAGTGGCCGAGCACCATTCGGAAAACCGATCCTTTCATGAAAGAGATGAACGAGTCGTTCTCGAAGCTCGTCGAGGAATTCGAGGGCAAACAGCCCGGCTACGAGCTGCTCGTGAAAGGAGAGCTGCTGCGAATATTCGGGCAATATTTCCGCTATGCGCAGCAATGCGCTGCAGTAAAGACGCCACGTCTTCAAAATTCATACGATTTCTCAAGTTTGCTGCAGCTGCTCCGCGAACGGTACCAGGAACAGATCACGGTGGAAGAGGCTGCCCGAATGGTTAATCTCAGCCCGAGCTATTTCTGCAATGTGTTCAAGCAGGTGACCGGCAAAACCTTGATTGAATACATCCACCTGCTGCGGGTGAAGGAAGCGGAACGGCTGCTGCTCGAGACCGATTTGCCGGTAACGGAAATCTCAGGCAGGGTCGGGTTCTCCAACATGACGTATTTCGGCCGCGTGTTCAAAAAGATAAAAAACGCGACTCCCACCGATATCCGTAAGCAGCTGCCTTCGATCGACATAATGCCCGGATAA
- a CDS encoding sugar phosphate isomerase/epimerase produces the protein MKQIRIGTLVGGGDAVRVLPQIIPHGFESFALTFWQTTSGTDLSELAKRVKEILAEKDIIISSLGIFGNPLSGTGDNADTLSSWQRLIDHAEAFGTNLVTGFTGRVPGSIDESIPRFAEVFGELARRAEGRGVKLAFENCDMGGTWKTGDWNIAHNPTSWEMMFNAVPAHNIGLQWEPCHQMVSLIDPIPQLRKWVGKIFNVHGKDATIAWDIVREYGIHGPKEFVWHRTPGFGDTNWTDIITILRQAGYEGSIDIEGWHDPVYKGELEMTGQVHGLNYLKRCRGGDFIPNPK, from the coding sequence ATGAAACAAATTCGAATTGGAACGCTTGTTGGCGGAGGCGACGCGGTGCGTGTGCTGCCGCAAATAATACCGCACGGCTTTGAATCGTTTGCTCTTACATTCTGGCAGACAACGAGCGGCACGGATCTATCCGAGCTTGCCAAACGGGTGAAAGAGATACTCGCCGAGAAGGATATCATCATCTCGAGCCTCGGGATATTCGGTAATCCGCTCTCCGGAACAGGGGACAATGCCGATACTCTTTCAAGCTGGCAGAGACTGATCGATCATGCGGAGGCGTTCGGCACCAATTTGGTCACCGGCTTCACAGGCCGCGTACCGGGATCTATCGATGAGTCGATCCCTCGCTTTGCCGAAGTATTCGGTGAACTGGCCCGGCGTGCGGAGGGCCGCGGCGTCAAGCTGGCTTTTGAGAACTGCGACATGGGCGGTACGTGGAAAACCGGTGATTGGAATATCGCTCACAACCCGACGTCGTGGGAGATGATGTTTAATGCGGTTCCGGCTCATAACATCGGTCTGCAGTGGGAGCCGTGCCATCAAATGGTAAGTCTGATCGACCCGATTCCGCAGCTCCGCAAGTGGGTGGGCAAAATATTCAACGTGCATGGCAAGGATGCGACAATCGCTTGGGATATCGTCCGCGAATACGGCATTCACGGGCCGAAGGAGTTCGTTTGGCACCGGACACCGGGCTTCGGCGATACGAACTGGACGGATATTATTACGATTTTACGTCAAGCGGGCTATGAAGGAAGCATCGATATCGAAGGCTGGCACGATCCTGTTTATAAGGGCGAGCTGGAGATGACCGGACAAGTACATGGACTTAACTATTTGAAACGGTGCAGGGGCGGAGATTTCATTCCGAATCCGAAATAA
- a CDS encoding Gfo/Idh/MocA family protein encodes MTQHKIVVAGCGAMSNAWVDYAVNRENAEIVGLVDLFEESAKKMADRRGMNVPTFTDLSQALAETDANLVFDVTIPASHKQIVTTAMLAGCNVFGEKPMAESIADAEEIVRISNETGKRYAVMQNRRFLKQIRTLRDFIGTGVIGTVGSIHADFFLGPHFGGFRDAMESPLIIDMAIHTFDQARFITGADPVSVYCHEYNPPGSWYAGNASAVCIFEMSGGTVFTYNGSWCAEGMNTSWEADWRVTGSVGTAKWDGASDPSAEVVDESKPREFTSGLKKVEAPAKWEGREGHSGCLDEMFEALEQGRPAETDCLDNIKSVAMVFGAVESARTGKKVML; translated from the coding sequence GTGACGCAGCATAAAATCGTAGTTGCCGGATGCGGCGCAATGTCCAACGCATGGGTCGACTACGCGGTTAATCGGGAAAACGCGGAAATCGTCGGTCTTGTCGATCTATTCGAAGAGAGCGCCAAGAAGATGGCGGACCGCCGCGGGATGAACGTTCCGACGTTCACTGATTTATCGCAGGCGCTGGCGGAGACGGACGCGAACCTTGTTTTTGACGTAACTATTCCGGCCAGCCACAAGCAGATTGTTACGACCGCCATGCTGGCCGGCTGTAATGTATTCGGGGAGAAGCCGATGGCTGAGTCAATCGCGGATGCCGAAGAAATTGTCCGGATCAGCAACGAGACGGGCAAACGGTATGCGGTTATGCAGAACCGCCGATTTTTGAAGCAGATTCGCACTTTGCGCGATTTTATCGGCACAGGCGTCATTGGGACCGTCGGATCGATTCATGCCGATTTCTTTCTCGGGCCGCATTTCGGGGGCTTTCGGGACGCAATGGAGAGCCCGCTGATCATTGACATGGCGATCCATACTTTCGATCAGGCCCGCTTCATTACCGGCGCGGATCCGGTATCGGTCTACTGCCATGAGTATAACCCGCCGGGCTCGTGGTACGCAGGGAACGCGTCTGCCGTCTGTATTTTCGAGATGAGCGGCGGTACCGTATTCACTTATAACGGCTCATGGTGCGCCGAAGGGATGAATACTTCCTGGGAAGCCGATTGGCGGGTTACGGGAAGCGTCGGAACGGCCAAGTGGGACGGTGCAAGCGACCCGTCAGCCGAGGTTGTAGACGAGTCCAAGCCGCGGGAATTCACGAGCGGGCTGAAGAAGGTCGAAGCGCCGGCCAAGTGGGAAGGTCGCGAAGGTCATTCCGGCTGTCTGGACGAAATGTTCGAAGCCCTCGAGCAGGGCCGCCCGGCGGAAACCGATTGCCTGGACAATATCAAGAGCGTTGCGATGGTATTCGGAGCGGTCGAGAGCGCCAGAACCGGGAAGAAAGTTATGCTTTAA
- a CDS encoding IclR family transcriptional regulator: protein MTEERKYWVPALERADGILSVLALEPGKYKLIDLSKRLDINKSSMFSLLHTLEALHWVEKNTDDTYSLGPAIAVLGSSFVKRFDLHDSFQTEAAGVRDRLQETVQLAKRIDDHILYLGKVEALTPVRLQSEPGMRLPAHATALGKVMLAQLPNGSLKQLYPERNLAKLTPHTIADRDKLFEQLGNIREQGFALDDQEAVMGFQCVAAPIFNRAGEVIAGVSCSMPLHQWEHKAEATRKEIIALAQRLSVLTLN from the coding sequence GTGACGGAGGAACGAAAGTATTGGGTGCCGGCCCTTGAGAGAGCGGACGGCATATTGTCGGTATTGGCGCTGGAGCCCGGGAAGTACAAGCTGATTGATCTGTCGAAGAGGCTTGATATTAACAAGAGCTCAATGTTCTCGCTGCTCCATACGCTTGAGGCGCTGCATTGGGTGGAGAAGAATACGGATGATACCTATTCGCTCGGGCCTGCCATTGCGGTTCTCGGATCGTCGTTTGTGAAGCGTTTCGATCTGCATGATTCGTTCCAGACCGAAGCGGCCGGTGTTAGAGACCGGCTGCAGGAGACGGTCCAGCTTGCGAAGCGGATCGACGATCACATCCTTTACCTCGGCAAAGTGGAAGCGTTAACGCCCGTCCGGCTTCAGTCCGAGCCCGGTATGCGGCTTCCTGCCCATGCTACCGCCTTGGGCAAGGTTATGCTTGCCCAGCTGCCGAACGGCTCACTAAAGCAGCTGTATCCGGAACGCAATCTCGCAAAGCTGACACCTCATACAATAGCCGATCGGGACAAGCTTTTCGAGCAGCTCGGAAACATTCGCGAGCAAGGCTTTGCACTGGATGACCAAGAAGCGGTAATGGGATTCCAATGCGTCGCTGCCCCTATTTTCAACAGGGCAGGCGAAGTAATTGCCGGTGTAAGCTGCTCGATGCCCCTGCATCAATGGGAGCATAAGGCGGAAGCAACACGCAAGGAAATCATAGCTTTGGCACAGCGGCTGTCTGTGCTGACACTGAATTAA
- a CDS encoding SDR family NAD(P)-dependent oxidoreductase, translated as MRLQDKVVLITGSGSGIGKSTALLFAREGAKVVVNDLNAEHGNETVNEIESAGGEAVFIQADVTDPSSVASMVEQIIAKYGRIDVLFNNAGISGVGLLHEIEPEAWDKVMNVNIRGVFLPSKYVLPHMIEKRNGSIINMSSCIAEIGLARRASYATTKGAVLALTKSMQVDYAQYNIRVNALLPGTILTPFVENYLKTSYDNPAEAIAGLKKRQLSEELGRPEDVAQAALFLASDDSKFVMGSPLYVDGGVVFGKNA; from the coding sequence ATGCGGTTACAAGACAAAGTGGTGCTCATAACCGGTTCCGGCTCGGGCATCGGCAAAAGCACGGCGCTGCTGTTTGCGCGGGAAGGCGCGAAGGTTGTGGTCAATGATTTGAACGCGGAGCACGGCAATGAGACCGTGAACGAAATCGAATCGGCCGGCGGGGAAGCGGTCTTCATCCAGGCGGATGTCACCGACCCAAGCTCCGTAGCATCCATGGTGGAACAGATAATCGCCAAATACGGCCGAATTGATGTGCTGTTCAACAATGCCGGCATTAGCGGCGTTGGTCTACTGCACGAAATCGAGCCGGAGGCATGGGACAAGGTGATGAACGTCAATATTCGCGGCGTTTTCCTCCCGAGCAAGTACGTTCTGCCTCATATGATCGAGAAACGCAACGGTTCCATCATCAATATGTCCTCCTGCATAGCCGAGATCGGACTGGCCCGCCGGGCGTCATATGCGACGACGAAAGGCGCGGTGCTCGCGCTTACAAAATCGATGCAGGTGGACTATGCGCAGTATAACATTCGCGTCAACGCGCTGCTCCCGGGAACGATTCTGACCCCGTTCGTCGAGAATTATTTGAAGACGTCGTACGATAATCCGGCTGAGGCGATCGCAGGCTTGAAGAAGCGGCAGCTGAGCGAAGAGCTTGGCCGTCCCGAGGATGTGGCGCAGGCGGCATTATTCCTCGCCTCGGACGATTCGAAATTCGTTATGGGTTCGCCGTTGTACGTGGACGGCGGCGTGGTTTTCGGCAAGAACGCATAA
- a CDS encoding fumarylacetoacetate hydrolase family protein has translation MKLVSIAKNGRYALGIKTEEGIIDIEQALEASPASAEVPTTVMEVIEGGGPAVAALQQYIDGLPASTGGNAPSYLLEEAGIEWGPCVTHPNKIICVGLNYRKHAEETNAKIPAYPILFNKFNNTLTGHGRDIAVPKVTQKLDYEAELVIVIGKKAKYVAREDALSHVFGYCNVNDLSARDLQLRTPQWLLGKTCDDFSPLGPYLVTADEVGNPNNLSIKATVNGEVRQSSNTSDMIFRCDEIVSYISQHMTLVPGDIILTGTPEGVVLGLPEDKQVYLKPGDVVTIEIEKLGALTNRFVEEMV, from the coding sequence ATGAAACTGGTAAGTATCGCTAAAAACGGACGTTATGCACTGGGGATCAAGACGGAAGAGGGCATCATTGATATTGAGCAGGCGCTCGAGGCGAGCCCTGCAAGTGCAGAGGTACCTACTACGGTTATGGAAGTTATTGAAGGCGGCGGCCCGGCTGTAGCTGCGCTGCAGCAGTACATTGACGGACTTCCTGCCTCAACAGGCGGAAACGCGCCGTCGTATCTGCTCGAGGAAGCAGGAATTGAATGGGGTCCTTGCGTCACGCATCCGAATAAAATCATCTGCGTCGGCTTGAACTACCGCAAGCACGCGGAGGAAACGAACGCCAAAATCCCCGCTTATCCGATTTTGTTCAATAAGTTCAATAACACGCTTACCGGTCATGGACGCGATATCGCCGTGCCGAAAGTAACGCAAAAGCTTGATTACGAAGCGGAGCTCGTCATCGTCATCGGGAAGAAGGCGAAGTATGTGGCGAGGGAAGATGCACTGAGCCACGTGTTCGGCTATTGCAATGTGAACGATTTGTCGGCGCGCGACCTCCAGCTGCGTACGCCTCAATGGCTGCTCGGCAAAACCTGCGATGATTTCAGCCCGCTCGGCCCATATCTGGTAACGGCGGACGAGGTCGGCAATCCGAATAACCTGTCGATCAAGGCGACCGTAAACGGCGAGGTTCGCCAGTCGTCGAATACGTCGGATATGATTTTCCGCTGCGATGAGATTGTCAGCTACATTTCGCAGCATATGACGCTCGTTCCCGGCGACATTATTTTGACGGGGACGCCGGAAGGTGTTGTGCTTGGGCTTCCCGAGGACAAGCAGGTTTACTTGAAACCGGGCGATGTCGTTACTATTGAAATTGAGAAGCTAGGCGCACTCACGAACCGTTTCGTTGAAGAGATGGTCTGA
- a CDS encoding AraC family transcriptional regulator, which produces MKPIVKPFPGGSAFPFSIVYKDTKPPQNELPDHIHDWHEIVYVYSGKGTFFINHSFYEMARGDLFLIPGNTIHRAFPDKYEPVTSTAIFFNSSLLPAENYGDSYSFQQLFKRTGGISYKLTLPSANAADFSGMIDELKNETERQLHGYRHVIAARLQLALLSISRLLPLEQNSPSNVKAAASPAWFAEALAHIDRDVAGCSNLTELAGLYSVSPEHFSRLFKQLVGMTFKTYINTKRMIKAKELLVTTDYKVAAIAQECGFDSLPHFHRMFKRFAGAAPAVYRQSAIR; this is translated from the coding sequence TTGAAACCGATTGTAAAACCTTTTCCAGGCGGCAGCGCGTTCCCCTTCAGCATCGTTTATAAGGACACGAAGCCTCCGCAAAACGAACTGCCCGACCATATTCACGACTGGCACGAAATCGTCTATGTCTACAGCGGTAAAGGCACTTTCTTTATTAACCATTCATTCTACGAAATGGCGCGGGGCGACTTGTTTCTTATTCCGGGAAACACGATTCATCGTGCTTTCCCCGATAAGTACGAGCCTGTGACCTCAACGGCCATTTTCTTCAATTCTTCGCTTCTGCCGGCCGAGAACTACGGTGACAGTTACTCATTTCAGCAGCTGTTTAAGCGAACAGGCGGGATAAGCTACAAGCTCACTCTGCCTTCTGCCAACGCTGCCGATTTCAGCGGCATGATCGATGAGCTTAAGAACGAGACGGAGCGCCAGCTGCATGGTTACAGGCATGTCATCGCGGCGCGCTTGCAGCTGGCGCTTCTGTCGATAAGCCGCTTATTGCCGCTCGAACAGAACTCCCCCTCCAATGTTAAGGCGGCTGCAAGCCCGGCATGGTTCGCCGAAGCGCTGGCGCATATCGACCGCGACGTGGCAGGCTGCTCCAATTTAACGGAGCTTGCCGGACTCTACTCGGTGTCGCCTGAGCATTTCAGCCGGCTGTTCAAGCAGCTCGTCGGGATGACCTTCAAGACCTACATTAATACGAAGCGGATGATTAAAGCGAAAGAGCTGCTCGTGACCACCGATTATAAAGTCGCGGCGATCGCGCAGGAATGCGGCTTCGACAGCCTGCCTCATTTTCACCGCATGTTCAAACGGTTCGCGGGAGCCGCACCCGCCGTGTATCGTCAATCGGCCATAAGATGA